In Flagellatimonas centrodinii, a single window of DNA contains:
- a CDS encoding S-(hydroxymethyl)glutathione dehydrogenase/class III alcohol dehydrogenase, which produces MDVRAAVAFEAGKPLSIETVQLDGPRAGEVLVEIKATGLCHTDKYTLSGADPEGLFPAILGHEGAAVVVDVGPGVKHLKKGDHVIPLYTPECRECEYCLNPKTNLCQAIRSTQGQGLMPDGSSRFSYQGKPVLHYMGCSTFANYTVLPEIALAKIRDDAPFDKVCYIGCGVTTGIGAVLFTAKVEAGANCVVFGLGGIGLNVIQGLKMVGANQIIGVDMNPARETMARQFGMTDFVNPKDVEGDLVAHLVELTGGGADYTFECIGNVQVMRQALEACHKGWGVSTIIGVAPAGAEISTRPFQLVTGRRWIGSAFGGARGRTDVPKIVDWYMDGKINIDALITHTMPLEQINHGFELMERGESIRSVVMF; this is translated from the coding sequence ATGGATGTCCGTGCCGCCGTCGCCTTCGAGGCCGGCAAACCGCTGTCGATCGAAACCGTCCAGCTCGACGGCCCGCGTGCCGGCGAAGTGCTGGTCGAGATCAAGGCCACCGGCCTGTGTCATACCGACAAGTACACGCTCTCGGGCGCCGATCCGGAGGGTCTGTTCCCGGCCATCCTCGGCCACGAAGGTGCCGCCGTGGTGGTCGATGTCGGCCCCGGCGTGAAGCACCTGAAAAAGGGCGACCACGTCATTCCGCTCTACACCCCGGAATGCCGCGAGTGCGAGTACTGCCTCAACCCCAAGACCAACCTCTGTCAGGCCATCCGCAGCACCCAGGGCCAGGGACTGATGCCGGACGGCAGCAGCCGCTTCTCCTACCAGGGCAAGCCGGTGTTGCACTACATGGGCTGCAGCACCTTTGCCAACTACACGGTACTGCCGGAAATCGCGCTGGCGAAGATCCGCGACGACGCTCCGTTCGACAAGGTCTGCTACATCGGCTGTGGTGTCACCACCGGCATCGGCGCGGTGCTGTTCACCGCCAAGGTGGAAGCCGGGGCCAACTGTGTGGTGTTCGGGCTGGGTGGCATCGGCCTCAACGTCATCCAGGGCCTGAAGATGGTGGGCGCCAACCAGATCATCGGCGTCGACATGAATCCGGCCCGCGAGACCATGGCGCGGCAATTCGGCATGACCGATTTCGTCAACCCCAAGGATGTCGAGGGCGATCTGGTCGCTCACCTGGTGGAACTGACGGGTGGCGGCGCCGACTACACCTTTGAATGCATCGGCAACGTGCAGGTGATGCGCCAGGCCCTGGAGGCCTGCCACAAGGGCTGGGGTGTCTCCACCATCATCGGCGTGGCGCCGGCGGGTGCCGAGATCAGTACCCGCCCCTTCCAGCTGGTCACCGGCCGTCGCTGGATCGGCAGCGCCTTCGGCGGCGCGCGCGGCCGTACCGACGTGCCGAAGATCGTCGACTGGTACATGGACGGCAAGATCAACATTGATGCGCTGATCACGCACACGATGCCGCTGGAGCAGATCAACCACGGCTTCGAGCTGATGGAACGTGGCGAGTCGATCCGCAGCGTGGTGATGTTCTGA
- the fghA gene encoding S-formylglutathione hydrolase — MSLKKLSANRCWGGTQFVYSHDAKETACTMRFSLFLPPQAAERKVPVLYWLSGLTCTEENFTVKAGAQRMAAELGLAIVAPDTSPRGLNLPGEGDRYDFGLGAGFYVDATEAPWSQGYRMYSYVTDELRQLVNAEFPVDAARTGIFGHSMGGHGALLCALRNPTVYRSVSAFAPITSPTRCDWGRGALKGYLGDDENRWADYDSTLLLLQHGWKGPQILVDQGDQDVFLPQLQPQLLREAADQAGVALELRMQPGYDHSYFFVQSFIADHLQHHAKALIG, encoded by the coding sequence ATGTCGCTCAAGAAACTGTCCGCCAATCGCTGCTGGGGCGGCACGCAGTTCGTCTACAGCCACGACGCCAAAGAGACCGCCTGCACCATGCGCTTCTCGCTGTTCCTGCCGCCACAAGCGGCAGAACGCAAAGTGCCGGTGCTGTACTGGCTGTCGGGCCTCACCTGCACCGAGGAGAACTTCACGGTGAAGGCCGGTGCCCAGCGCATGGCCGCCGAACTGGGGCTGGCCATCGTCGCGCCGGATACCAGCCCGCGTGGCCTGAACCTCCCCGGCGAAGGCGATCGCTACGACTTCGGTCTCGGCGCCGGTTTCTACGTCGATGCCACCGAGGCCCCGTGGTCGCAGGGCTATCGCATGTACAGCTACGTGACCGACGAACTGCGCCAACTCGTCAATGCGGAATTTCCCGTCGATGCCGCACGTACCGGCATCTTCGGCCACAGCATGGGCGGACACGGCGCGCTGCTGTGCGCGCTGCGCAACCCGACCGTGTACCGCAGCGTCAGCGCCTTCGCCCCCATCACTTCACCCACCCGCTGCGACTGGGGGCGCGGTGCACTGAAGGGCTACCTCGGCGACGACGAGAATCGCTGGGCCGACTACGACAGCACCCTGTTGCTGTTGCAACACGGCTGGAAAGGCCCGCAGATCCTGGTCGACCAGGGCGATCAGGACGTCTTCCTGCCCCAGCTGCAGCCGCAACTGCTTCGGGAGGCGGCCGACCAGGCCGGCGTGGCGCTGGAACTGCGGATGCAGCCCGGCTATGACCACAGCTACTTCTTCGTGCAGAGCTTCATCGCCGATCACCTGCAGCACCACGCCAAAGCGCTGATCGGCTGA
- a CDS encoding adenylate/guanylate cyclase domain-containing protein, whose amino-acid sequence MGDADSGIWVFALMSAGAGVVTFWADRHNRASGALSAWLALMGLSAAWGGVTTAIGASQGSLMLSATLESSAILAGIEWGRRVALSAPGRWRKVTRALFLAAQILVLVFWGLRLGYALLFPDLAVSARPGMVPVSGVEFAVLAPLIGSVMVLGAIALVILLSVGIDRIERVRLRAFMIAAPLLLSGLFLQGPALPLLMSLGLLVFFAGSVRFMILQVARGARLRQFVAAEVAGLVQDDTALLEHRDRRQISIVACDLRGFTALAQQRSSDQVMALLERYYAQAGHIAARHGAAVKDHAGDGILMLVGAPVPVPDGAARALRLARALIDELHPQMQADAGGLGLGVGVATGEVSVGAVRGAGRLEYAAVGSAVNLAARLCAAAPGGEAWVDATTIEAAREAAVEARTPLMLKGYAEPVQPYALMPSPRT is encoded by the coding sequence ATGGGGGACGCCGACAGCGGGATCTGGGTGTTCGCGCTGATGTCGGCCGGCGCAGGCGTGGTGACCTTCTGGGCCGACCGCCACAATCGCGCCAGCGGTGCACTCTCCGCCTGGTTGGCGCTGATGGGACTGTCGGCGGCCTGGGGTGGCGTCACCACCGCCATCGGCGCCAGCCAGGGCTCGCTCATGCTCAGCGCCACCCTGGAGAGCAGCGCGATTCTCGCCGGCATCGAGTGGGGCCGCCGGGTGGCCCTGTCAGCGCCCGGTCGCTGGCGCAAGGTCACCCGTGCCCTGTTTCTGGCTGCACAGATTCTGGTGCTGGTGTTCTGGGGGCTGCGGCTCGGCTACGCCCTGCTGTTCCCCGACCTTGCGGTTTCCGCCCGCCCGGGCATGGTCCCGGTCAGCGGTGTCGAATTCGCCGTTCTCGCCCCCCTTATCGGCAGCGTCATGGTGCTCGGCGCCATAGCCCTCGTGATTCTGTTGTCTGTCGGGATCGACCGTATCGAGCGGGTCCGGTTGCGCGCCTTCATGATCGCCGCGCCCTTGCTGCTGTCGGGCCTGTTTCTGCAGGGGCCAGCGCTGCCGCTGCTGATGAGCCTGGGCCTGCTGGTGTTCTTTGCCGGCTCGGTCCGCTTCATGATCCTGCAGGTGGCCCGCGGCGCCCGCCTCCGCCAGTTCGTCGCGGCCGAAGTGGCCGGCCTGGTCCAGGACGACACAGCCCTGCTGGAGCATCGGGACCGCCGACAGATCAGTATCGTCGCCTGCGATCTACGGGGCTTCACTGCACTGGCGCAGCAGCGATCTTCCGACCAGGTGATGGCGCTGCTGGAGCGCTATTACGCCCAGGCAGGACACATTGCCGCGCGACACGGTGCCGCCGTCAAGGACCATGCGGGCGACGGCATACTGATGCTGGTCGGTGCACCGGTCCCGGTCCCGGACGGTGCGGCCCGCGCCCTGCGGCTGGCCCGCGCGCTGATCGACGAACTGCACCCGCAGATGCAGGCCGACGCTGGCGGCCTCGGCCTGGGCGTCGGCGTTGCCACCGGCGAAGTAAGTGTCGGTGCCGTGCGAGGCGCCGGTCGGCTGGAGTACGCAGCGGTCGGCAGCGCCGTCAATCTTGCCGCTCGCCTGTGTGCTGCGGCGCCGGGAGGTGAGGCTTGGGTCGATGCGACGACCATCGAGGCCGCCCGCGAAGCCGCCGTAGAGGCGCGCACCCCACTGATGCTGAAAGGGTATGCCGAACCGGTGCAGCCCTACGCCCTGATGCCCAGCCCACGCACCTGA
- a CDS encoding diguanylate cyclase, with amino-acid sequence MEWLTALFESRGLPHGYCIAWDPRLLWAMVIGNGLVALAYFSIPFALGHFLRRQPNLPFGWMFTLFGAFIFFCGLTHVIDIINLWRPLYRLDAVVMTLTAGVSVATAICLLPLIPRASNYLDEVREQGQRLNEVNRQLQEATATLEQRNQALAISERRFRLTVEGAPIGLAIVSLEGRWIEVNHALCEMLGYSRDELMASSFQDITHPEDLARDLAEVNNLIHGRKSKYRMNKRYIRHDGSVISVQLDVALQRDAEGQPLHFISQIQDITERQKMLADLRVSEAEARLMGVLDNGLQTCLKMEEIGPFVSRACLQLFAGCSGVVYLINASETHLESLYGWGDDTASEPVFSPEDCWGLRRGETWLSDAGDAQRVRCGHRGKVQREAHAGQSSLCLPLTGQGELIGMLFVQWTGDAASHGRAVEVAELVSARVGLALANLRLRETLRNQSIRDPLTGLYNRRHLEESLSRDFARAERDAAPIAVLMIDIDHFKRFNDEHGHTVGDIALRRVADEINAFCRRGDLASRYGGEEFTVVMTQITLAEATARAEALCAQIRRVRVETRAHSLLSVTISIGVAHYPTHGETPAQIVDAADRALYRAKRAGRNCVITAGAPGTGGVTGPVPDESAV; translated from the coding sequence ATGGAGTGGTTGACTGCCCTGTTCGAAAGCCGGGGGCTTCCCCACGGCTATTGCATCGCCTGGGACCCGCGGTTGCTGTGGGCCATGGTGATCGGGAATGGGCTGGTGGCCCTGGCCTATTTTTCGATTCCATTTGCGTTGGGGCACTTTCTGCGGCGGCAGCCCAATCTGCCGTTCGGCTGGATGTTCACGCTGTTCGGCGCGTTCATTTTCTTTTGTGGGCTCACCCACGTCATCGACATCATCAACCTGTGGCGGCCGTTGTATCGGCTTGATGCGGTGGTCATGACGCTGACCGCGGGGGTTTCGGTGGCAACCGCGATCTGCCTGTTGCCCTTGATTCCGCGGGCCTCGAATTATCTGGATGAGGTGCGAGAACAGGGGCAGCGCCTGAATGAGGTCAACCGGCAGCTACAGGAGGCGACCGCCACCCTGGAGCAACGCAATCAGGCGCTGGCGATCAGCGAGCGACGCTTCCGTCTGACGGTGGAGGGCGCGCCGATCGGTCTTGCCATTGTCAGCCTTGAAGGTCGCTGGATCGAGGTGAATCACGCGCTTTGCGAAATGCTCGGCTACAGCCGGGACGAGTTGATGGCCAGTTCCTTTCAGGACATCACCCATCCCGAGGATCTCGCACGCGACCTGGCCGAAGTGAACAACCTGATCCATGGCCGCAAGTCGAAATACCGGATGAACAAACGCTACATCCGGCACGACGGCAGTGTTATCTCGGTACAGCTGGATGTCGCCCTGCAGCGGGATGCGGAGGGGCAGCCGCTGCACTTCATCTCGCAGATTCAGGACATCACCGAGCGCCAGAAGATGCTCGCGGACCTGCGGGTCAGTGAAGCCGAGGCGCGGCTGATGGGCGTGCTCGACAATGGCCTGCAGACCTGTCTGAAGATGGAGGAAATCGGGCCGTTCGTCTCCCGGGCTTGCCTCCAGTTGTTTGCGGGCTGTTCAGGCGTGGTGTACCTGATCAACGCCTCCGAGACCCATCTGGAATCGCTGTATGGCTGGGGTGATGACACCGCCAGTGAGCCGGTCTTCAGTCCCGAGGACTGCTGGGGGCTACGGCGCGGCGAGACCTGGTTGAGCGATGCCGGCGATGCGCAGCGGGTGCGCTGCGGGCATCGGGGCAAGGTGCAGCGTGAGGCGCATGCGGGGCAGTCCAGCCTGTGCCTGCCGCTAACCGGCCAAGGCGAGTTGATCGGCATGCTGTTCGTGCAGTGGACGGGCGATGCCGCCAGCCACGGGCGGGCGGTAGAGGTCGCGGAGCTGGTGTCGGCGCGGGTTGGCTTGGCGCTGGCGAACCTGCGGCTGCGCGAGACGCTGCGCAACCAGTCGATCCGCGATCCGCTCACCGGGCTCTACAACCGGCGGCATCTGGAAGAATCACTGTCGCGCGATTTTGCACGCGCCGAGCGCGATGCGGCGCCGATCGCCGTGCTGATGATCGATATCGATCATTTCAAGCGTTTCAATGATGAGCATGGTCATACCGTTGGCGACATTGCACTTCGCCGTGTGGCCGACGAGATCAATGCATTCTGTCGCCGTGGTGATCTTGCCAGCCGCTACGGCGGCGAAGAGTTCACCGTGGTGATGACGCAGATCACCCTGGCCGAAGCCACCGCCCGGGCCGAGGCACTGTGTGCGCAGATCCGGCGGGTGCGGGTGGAGACGCGGGCGCACAGCCTGCTGTCGGTGACCATTTCCATCGGTGTGGCGCATTACCCCACGCATGGCGAAACGCCTGCCCAGATCGTTGACGCTGCCGATCGTGCGCTCTACCGAGCGAAGCGGGCAGGGCGCAACTGCGTCATCACCGCGGGCGCGCCCGGGACGGGTGGCGTGACGGGGCCGGTGCCCGACGAGAGTGCCGTCTGA
- the dinB gene encoding DNA polymerase IV encodes MSPPRKIIHVDMDAFYASVEQRDDPSLRGRPVVVAWRGMRSVVCAASYEARRFGVRSAMPAVRAERLCPEAVFVPPDFTRYRAVSRQVREIFARHTALIEPLSLDEAYLDVTADTSGLGSATATAEAIRAAIRAELQLTASAGVAPNKFLAKLASDWRKPDGLFVIRPDSAAAVIASQPVGRIPGVGQVMQRRLETRGYHRIGDLAAADVTELVQHFGRYGRRLHELALGIDDHPVKPDRPVQSVSSEDTFAEDLPLEALEPAIRALAAKTWRGRGKTARVPRTVVLKLKTADFRIISRHLTPERPPDSADALAAYALSLRLRVGLPSETRYRLVGVGLTQFTDADDARVQADLFLA; translated from the coding sequence ATGAGCCCGCCGCGCAAGATCATTCACGTCGACATGGATGCGTTCTACGCATCGGTGGAGCAGCGCGACGACCCCAGCCTGCGCGGGCGCCCGGTGGTGGTGGCATGGCGCGGCATGCGCTCGGTGGTGTGTGCCGCTTCGTATGAGGCGCGTCGGTTCGGGGTGCGCTCGGCAATGCCGGCGGTCCGCGCCGAGCGCTTGTGTCCCGAGGCAGTCTTCGTCCCGCCGGACTTCACCCGTTACCGGGCGGTTTCGCGGCAGGTGCGGGAGATCTTCGCCCGCCATACCGCGTTGATCGAGCCGCTGTCGCTGGATGAGGCCTACCTGGATGTGACCGCCGATACCTCGGGCCTGGGCAGCGCCACGGCGACCGCCGAAGCAATTCGTGCAGCGATTCGTGCCGAGCTGCAATTGACGGCTTCAGCCGGTGTGGCGCCCAACAAGTTTCTCGCCAAGCTGGCGTCGGACTGGCGCAAGCCCGACGGCCTGTTCGTGATTCGTCCGGACAGCGCGGCGGCAGTGATTGCTTCACAGCCCGTGGGGCGCATCCCCGGCGTCGGTCAAGTCATGCAACGCAGGCTGGAAACCCGCGGATATCACCGTATCGGCGATCTCGCGGCGGCCGATGTGACCGAGTTGGTGCAGCACTTCGGCCGCTACGGCCGCCGTCTGCATGAGTTGGCGCTGGGGATCGACGACCACCCGGTGAAGCCGGATCGCCCGGTGCAGTCGGTGTCCAGTGAAGACACCTTTGCTGAAGACCTGCCGCTGGAGGCGCTGGAGCCGGCCATCCGGGCACTGGCGGCGAAGACCTGGCGGGGGCGGGGCAAGACCGCACGGGTGCCGCGGACCGTGGTGTTGAAGCTGAAGACGGCGGACTTCCGCATCATCAGCCGCCACCTGACCCCGGAGCGCCCACCGGATTCCGCCGATGCCTTGGCGGCCTATGCCCTGTCGTTACGTTTGCGGGTCGGTCTGCCATCGGAAACCCGCTACCGACTGGTGGGCGTGGGCTTGACCCAGTTCACCGACGCCGATGATGCGCGGGTGCAGGCGGACCTTTTTCTGGCGTAG
- a CDS encoding helix-turn-helix domain-containing protein, producing MSDIASMFKSEIARLSKKTVRQHTEALRSATTAHRHQLAALKKQVAGLERELSKLRRVAVPKAVEKPAEDVDTGKVRFVAKGLKSLRTRLGLSAEDFARLIDVSTQSIYNWEARKTTPRPAQVAAIAALRGLGKKDASARLELIAKEAPKAKGKAKAKAQKTKVNTKAKPKAAAKATPTSRKAKVSRKAKSAATPAAPKVRKPRKARVSAAS from the coding sequence GTGTCTGATATTGCATCGATGTTCAAAAGCGAAATCGCCCGCCTGTCGAAAAAGACGGTGCGTCAACATACCGAAGCATTGCGTTCGGCAACCACTGCGCATCGCCATCAGCTCGCTGCCTTGAAGAAGCAAGTGGCGGGATTGGAACGTGAACTCTCCAAGCTGCGCCGTGTTGCGGTGCCGAAGGCGGTGGAAAAGCCAGCAGAAGACGTCGATACCGGCAAGGTGCGGTTTGTGGCGAAGGGCCTGAAATCGTTGCGCACGCGGCTGGGTTTGAGCGCGGAGGATTTTGCCCGGCTGATCGATGTCAGCACGCAGTCAATCTATAACTGGGAAGCGCGTAAAACCACCCCGCGGCCTGCTCAGGTTGCGGCCATTGCAGCACTGCGCGGGCTGGGCAAGAAGGATGCGTCGGCGCGGCTTGAGCTGATCGCTAAAGAAGCGCCGAAGGCGAAGGGCAAGGCCAAGGCCAAGGCCCAAAAGACCAAGGTGAATACCAAGGCCAAACCCAAAGCGGCGGCCAAGGCCACCCCGACAAGCCGAAAGGCCAAAGTGTCGCGGAAGGCCAAGTCTGCCGCCACGCCGGCAGCCCCCAAGGTGCGCAAGCCGCGTAAGGCGCGAGTGTCGGCGGCCTCCTAG
- a CDS encoding excalibur calcium-binding domain-containing protein has translation MRLQGKITSWNDHLGIGFVTQNGSDQQIPLRYEDFIDRSRLPAVGEVVIYEHGKDSQGRTIATRVGFPVTGNPAAQSKSSKTAKPKPPRRRTRGLGTVAVGLAVIAGVIWWQQHHAAPEPPSHDHTATTDSSIAVEPDTVFGEAAPYNCDGRRRCDQMNSCEEAAFFLRNCAAPSMDESGNGIACESSGCGWK, from the coding sequence ATGCGACTACAAGGCAAAATCACATCCTGGAATGACCACCTGGGCATCGGTTTCGTCACCCAGAACGGCAGCGACCAGCAGATCCCCCTCCGCTACGAAGACTTCATCGACCGCAGCCGTTTGCCGGCCGTCGGCGAAGTGGTGATCTACGAGCACGGTAAAGACTCCCAGGGCCGGACCATCGCCACCCGCGTCGGCTTCCCGGTCACAGGAAACCCCGCTGCGCAGAGTAAATCCTCCAAAACCGCCAAACCTAAGCCACCCCGCCGCCGCACCCGCGGGCTCGGCACCGTCGCCGTCGGCCTCGCCGTCATCGCCGGCGTGATCTGGTGGCAGCAACATCACGCAGCACCAGAGCCCCCCTCACACGATCACACCGCAACGACCGACTCGAGCATCGCGGTAGAGCCGGACACCGTATTCGGCGAGGCCGCCCCGTACAACTGTGATGGCCGACGGCGCTGCGACCAGATGAATTCCTGCGAAGAGGCTGCCTTCTTCCTCCGGAACTGTGCCGCGCCCAGCATGGACGAGTCCGGCAACGGCATCGCCTGTGAATCCAGTGGATGCGGCTGGAAGTGA
- a CDS encoding pilin, which yields MIKNTQKGFTLIELMIVVAIIGILAAIAIPAYQDYITRSKVTELVTAASACKSSVSEYAQTLGTLPGTLTEAGCNDNTSQYVETFAMNASGAITVTASDAVGGSAIGQDYVLTPTFDASSGTVAWACDDSTIPSKYLPANCR from the coding sequence ATGATCAAGAACACCCAGAAAGGCTTCACGCTCATCGAACTGATGATCGTCGTGGCCATCATCGGCATCCTCGCCGCCATCGCCATCCCGGCCTATCAGGACTACATCACCCGCTCCAAGGTGACGGAACTGGTGACCGCAGCTTCGGCATGTAAGTCGTCCGTTTCCGAGTACGCACAAACCTTGGGCACACTCCCGGGGACCCTGACGGAAGCTGGCTGCAATGACAATACGAGCCAGTACGTCGAGACGTTTGCAATGAATGCCAGTGGCGCGATCACGGTCACGGCGAGCGACGCTGTCGGCGGCTCAGCAATTGGCCAAGATTACGTTCTGACCCCGACCTTCGATGCTTCAAGCGGTACAGTCGCATGGGCCTGCGATGATTCAACGATCCCGTCCAAGTACCTGCCCGCAAACTGCCGCTAA